A segment of the Sulfitobacter sp. D7 genome:
CACATCAACGCAGTTTGGTACAACTTAACTTAAATTAGTATCTCTTTGCTTTTATGTTCTAAATTAAAGGGCTACGATCAATAGTGAAGATGGTAAGTACCGGGAGAGCGGGCCTATGGGCGGTGGTGAATCGGCGAATGCGCGCGTGCCGAGATCTGCAATTTTTGCAGCGTCCCCCCATGGCTATCTTGTTTTAGATACTGATCTTATGATCATCGACGTGAATGACCGGTATCTTTGCATCACCGGGTCAAAAGCCGATGATCTCATTGGGAAACTGCTGTTCGATGCATTTCCGGATGATCCTTCTGACGCTACGGCGGATGGCACCAACAATCTGCGCAAGTCACTTGAGATTGTCGCCGCCACTGGCAAGCCGCATCGGATGGCCGTTCAGAAATACAATATACCCATTCGCGACAGCGTCGACGGGGCCTTTGAAGAGAAGTATTGGCAGCCGTTCAACGCGCCTGTTTTCCAAGACGGCCAGCTGATCGCGCTTATTCACCATGTCGAAGATGTCACCTCGGAATTCATTGGTCGCCGCGACCAAGCGATACGGCTCAATCTGGCAAAACAGGTGTCGGGTGTCGGCTATGGGGAACTGGACCTTCAGACCGGCACCGCGAATGTATCGCATGAGTTGGCCGATCTTTTCGGCTATCCAGATACCGAGGGAACCTTTCCGATCACCAAGCTTTTTGAGCGTATCCATCCCGATGATCTGGAGCATGTGAAGAAGAGCTTGGAAGGGGTCACGGCCAGTGATGCAACGGTAAACGCCGACTATCGGATCGTCTTGCCCCGAGGGGATATTCGATGGCTGAACACACGTGGCGAAGTGCTTTTTGAGCATGGCAAACCCGCGCGGTTCATCGGTGCGTCCCTCGATCTGACCCATTCCAAAAAACGCGAAGAGGTCTTGCAGAAAACGCTGACCGAGAGGGACAAACTTCTTGAGCAGAAAGAAACGCTGCTGGGGGATGTAAACCACCGGATCAAGAACAGCCTCCATCTGGTGTCGAGTATCCTACGCCTTGAAGCCGCGTCGGTGGAAGACGACCACGTCAAACACAGTCTGCAGCAGGCCTCTTTGCGGGTGCATGCCGTAAGCTCGGTTCATGAACTTATCTATAAATCTCAGAACGTTACCCATGTGGATGTCGGTGAATACATCCCGCAACTCGTCGACTTTCTTTCAACCAGCACAGAGACCGACAGCAGGCGGATTGAGAATGTTGTCTACGCGCAGGCGGTCGTTCTTCCGACGGATCTGGCGATCAACCTTGCGCTGCTGATCAATGAGCTTGTGACCAACGCGCATAAACATGCCTTCGTTGAGCGGGAACAGGGCCGGGTAGATGTTCGTTTGCATCAAGAGGGAACCCTTTTGACCTTGACGGTATCGGACGATGGGATCGGTAGCGCGAAAGGTCTAGAGAGGGTCGGTCTCGGTTCGAAGATCGTGGCGGGCATTGTTAGCCAGCTTGGGGCGACGATGGAGAAGAGGGCAACAGAGCATGGTTATTGCGTCGAGATTGAGATCCCCATGCCTGCCGGGTAATGCCCGGTGAATATTCTGATCGTCGAAGATGAATTTCTGATTGCCTTGGACCTTCAGATGCAGCTCGAACAGCTTCAGCATTCCGTTCTTGGCCCGGTCAAGGATTTCGCGGCCTGCCGGGAGGTGGTGACGCAGTCCCGCCCGGACTTGGCGTTCATGGACCTTCGACTGGCGAATGGAGAATCTGGCGAGGACCTCGCACAGTGGTTGCTGAGCGAACACAATATCCGCTGCATCTTTTTGAGCGGCAACCTGGACGAACCGACCCAGACACGGCTGAGAGGGCTTGAACCGATTGCCATGCTCGGCAAACCCACTTTTCCGCATCTGATCGCAGCAGCGATTGACGATTTCGCGCGCGGGTAAGTGGGCGCGGGTAGGCGTGGCGGAAATTGGCGCTCCCTGAAGGATTCGAACCCTCGACCTGCCGATTAGAAGTCGGCTGCTCTATCCAGCTGAGCTAAGGGAGCACTCGGCCGCTTATAGGGGCAAGCCTTGCCCTGCATCAAGAGGAACCCGACGCGGGCCGGGTGGGTTGAGCCGTCATCGACATATAACCCAACGGAGGAAGCCATGTACCTGCGCAATATCCTACTCGGGGCCGCTTTGGCCACAACGGGCGCCGTCGCGGCGCAGGCCGAAGGCCATATGCAAACGGCAGCATCTGCTCAGGTGGCGGGCAATTCGGATGATATCTCAGGCAATGTTACCCTGAACACGACCGCCTCGGGCCGGACCTTGGTAAAGATCGACGTGACTGGCGTGCCCGCGGGCACCCATGGCGTGCACTTGCATGAAACCGGCGATTGTTCTGCGGATGATTTCAAATCTGCTGGGGGCCACATCGCGGGGGACCACAAGCATGGTGTGCTCGTCGAAGGTGGGCCGCATCCGGGTGACATGCCCAATATGGAAGTGGGGGAAGATGGCGTGCTTCAGGCCGAAGTCTTTCTTGATCTGCTCGATATCGAGACCATGATCAAAGATGACGACGGCGCGGCTTTCATTATTCACAGCGGTGCGGACGACTACGAATCGCAGCCCTCCGGCGATGCGGGCTCGCGCATTGCCTGCGGGGCCTTTGAGGCTTCGTAAAGGGATCTGAGACTTGGGCACCCCGGTCTCGTTCATTCGGGGTTGGGGTGTCGAATCGGCGCGGTGCCGCTGATCGGCGCGGGCGGGCAAGAAGCGGACGGCATGCCCATATGATGCAGGGAAGAACCGGACTCTCGCACTCAGACTGCCGCGCAGCGGCGGGCGTAGGTCGAGGGACCATCGCTCATGCGAGGTGGGGTGTATTTAGCGGAATGATGGGTAAATGGTGCTGCTGGAGAGAATTGAACTCTCGACCTCTCCCTTACCAAGGGAGTGCTCTACCTCTGAGCTACAGCAGCGCCGTGGGCGGGTGATTAGCCGCAATCGAAAGGGGGTGCAACCCCTGATCTGGACCCTTCTTGCACCCTGCGCTAGATAGGCGGCATGGCAAAGCAAAACGCCCCGGAAAAGAACGCGAAAACACCCTCTGCGCGGGAGGCGCGGCTGAAGGCTGCGCTCAAGGCGAATATGGCCCGGCGCAAGGCGCAGGCCCGTGCGCGGGCCGAGGATGTGGCGCAGGATACAGGCAATGGCCCCGACGGGTCGGAAAAGGACAGCTGAACGATGGATTCCATTCTGGTCAAAGGCGGCGGTGCGCTGAACGGGCAAATCCCCATCGCGGGGGCCAAGAACGCCTGTCTGGCGCTGATGCCCGCAACATTGCTGAGCGAAGAGCCACTGACGTTGACCAACGCGCCGCGGCTGAGCGACATCCGCACCATGACCGAACTGCTGCGCTCTCTGGGGGCGGAAGTCACCTCAATGCAAGACGGCAAGGTCATCACGATGGCCAGCCACGGGCCGATCAATACCCGTGCGGAATATGACATCGTGCGCAAGATGCGCGCCTCTAACCTTGTGCTGGGTCCGTTGCTGGCGCGGGAAGGCCATGCCGAAGTCTCGCTGCCCGGCGGCTGCGCGATTGGCGCGCGTCCGATGGATATTCACACCGATGGGCTGGCCAAGATGGGCGCGGAAATCGATCTGCGTGACGGCTATCTCTATGCCAAGGCTGAGGGCGGCAAGCTCAAGGGCGCCGTGATCGACTTCCCTTTTGCCTCTGTCGGGGCGACCGAGAATATCTTGATGGCCGCGACTTTGGCCAAGGGCACGACCGTCATCAACAACGCCGCGCGGGAGCCTGAGATCGTCGATCTGGCGGACTGTCTGCGGGCCATGGGCGCGCAGATTGAAGGTGACGGCACACCGAGCATCACCATTCAGGGCGTCGATAGCCTGCATGGGGCGACCCATAAAGTTGTGACCGACCGTATTGAGCTTGGCACCTATATGCTGGCGCCAGCCTTTTGCGGCGGCGAAGTGGAACTGCTGGGCGGGCGGATCGACCTGTTGCAGGCGTTCTGCGAAAAGCTCGACGCGGCAGGGATCGAGGTGACTGAGACACAGGCTGGCCTCAAGGTGGCGCGGCGCAATGGCCGCATCTCGGCGGTGGATGTCACGACAGAGCCATTCCCCGGCTTCCCGACCGACCTTCAGGCACAGATGATGGCGTTGCTCTGCACTGCCGAAGGGACCTCTGTACTGGAAGAGAAGATTTTCGAGAACCGCTTCATGCACGCCCCGGAATTGATCCGCATGGGCGCGCGGATTGATGTGCACGGCGGCACGGCTAAGGTCACTGGCGTTAAGAAACTCAAAGGCGCGCCGGTTATGGCAACCGATCTGCGAGCGTCGATCTCACTCATCCTCGCCGGGCTGGCCGCCACCGGAGAGACCACGGTAAGCCGGGTCTACCACCTTGATCGCGGCTATGAGCATGTGGTGTCCAAGCTGCGCGGCGTGGGTGCGGATATCGAAAGGATCAGCAGCAAATGACCGAAGATGCACGTTTCGAAGATGGCCGCGAAGCGCCGTTGAACCTCGGCGCATTGGATGCCGAGGATCTCACGGTGATCGCCTCGCTCACGCAAGATGCGGTGTTTCCTGCCTCTGAGATGCGCTGGCACCGCACGGGCGCGCGTTTCGCGCTGCTGCTGAACCGGCTGCGGCATGAAGATACGGGGGCCGCACGTCATGCGCCCGAGCGGGTGCAATCGGTGCTGATGTTCAACAACGTGCAGCGTGTGGCAAGCCAAGGCGTGCCCAAGGGCGATGCCGATACCATCCTCTCCCTGCTCGACATCACGTTCGAGGAAACCGACGCGCCTTCGGGCCATGTCACGCTGACCTTGGCCGGAGACGGCGCGATCCGGTTAGAGGTCGAGGCTCTGGAGGTAACGCTCAAGGATGTGACACGTCCCTATGTGGCCCCTTCAAAGAAAAGGCCCGTTCACCCCGAGTGACATCCCGTCACGGTGGCAAGGATCGCAAGATGCCGGAACTAAAACAGACTAGATTTACGCGGGGGCGCGTGGCGGCCCTGATGACCGAAGCGACGGGCTGGGCGCTTTTGCTGCTTGGTGTGGCGCTGGCGGTGCGGCATCTGTTGGGCACGGTCACCTTGCCGGGGCTTTTGGCCCCTGCCGCGGCGATTGCGGGCGGGCTGTTTGCCATTCTGGCAGCCCATGTCGCGCGCGCCGTGTTCGACAACGCCCAAGACACCCGCGCCATGCGTTTGGCGCAGCGCTCCGCCCCCAGTGCCGCTGTCAAAACATCGGGCCTGCGGGCCGAGCCCAGCCTGCGCCGCCCTTCCGCGCCTTGATACCTTTGGGCCAGCCCGCTGCGGTGGCCCCCTTTTCGAAAGCCTGACCCCATGCCCGTCACCCTTGATGCTTCCGCCCCCGATTTCGAAGCGGCCTTTGACAAACTGCTGAACGCCAAGCGCGAAGACAGCCCCGATGTCGATGCCGTGGTGGCCGAGATCATCGCCGATGTGCGTGCGCGGGGCGATGCTGCGGTGATCGACCTGTCGCAAAAGTTCGACCGCGTGACCCTCACCCCCGACAGCCTGCGCATCAGTGTTGCCGAG
Coding sequences within it:
- a CDS encoding PAS domain-containing sensor histidine kinase — encoded protein: MGGGESANARVPRSAIFAASPHGYLVLDTDLMIIDVNDRYLCITGSKADDLIGKLLFDAFPDDPSDATADGTNNLRKSLEIVAATGKPHRMAVQKYNIPIRDSVDGAFEEKYWQPFNAPVFQDGQLIALIHHVEDVTSEFIGRRDQAIRLNLAKQVSGVGYGELDLQTGTANVSHELADLFGYPDTEGTFPITKLFERIHPDDLEHVKKSLEGVTASDATVNADYRIVLPRGDIRWLNTRGEVLFEHGKPARFIGASLDLTHSKKREEVLQKTLTERDKLLEQKETLLGDVNHRIKNSLHLVSSILRLEAASVEDDHVKHSLQQASLRVHAVSSVHELIYKSQNVTHVDVGEYIPQLVDFLSTSTETDSRRIENVVYAQAVVLPTDLAINLALLINELVTNAHKHAFVEREQGRVDVRLHQEGTLLTLTVSDDGIGSAKGLERVGLGSKIVAGIVSQLGATMEKRATEHGYCVEIEIPMPAG
- a CDS encoding response regulator — its product is MNILIVEDEFLIALDLQMQLEQLQHSVLGPVKDFAACREVVTQSRPDLAFMDLRLANGESGEDLAQWLLSEHNIRCIFLSGNLDEPTQTRLRGLEPIAMLGKPTFPHLIAAAIDDFARG
- a CDS encoding superoxide dismutase family protein, translated to MYLRNILLGAALATTGAVAAQAEGHMQTAASAQVAGNSDDISGNVTLNTTASGRTLVKIDVTGVPAGTHGVHLHETGDCSADDFKSAGGHIAGDHKHGVLVEGGPHPGDMPNMEVGEDGVLQAEVFLDLLDIETMIKDDDGAAFIIHSGADDYESQPSGDAGSRIACGAFEAS
- the murA gene encoding UDP-N-acetylglucosamine 1-carboxyvinyltransferase, producing the protein MDSILVKGGGALNGQIPIAGAKNACLALMPATLLSEEPLTLTNAPRLSDIRTMTELLRSLGAEVTSMQDGKVITMASHGPINTRAEYDIVRKMRASNLVLGPLLAREGHAEVSLPGGCAIGARPMDIHTDGLAKMGAEIDLRDGYLYAKAEGGKLKGAVIDFPFASVGATENILMAATLAKGTTVINNAAREPEIVDLADCLRAMGAQIEGDGTPSITIQGVDSLHGATHKVVTDRIELGTYMLAPAFCGGEVELLGGRIDLLQAFCEKLDAAGIEVTETQAGLKVARRNGRISAVDVTTEPFPGFPTDLQAQMMALLCTAEGTSVLEEKIFENRFMHAPELIRMGARIDVHGGTAKVTGVKKLKGAPVMATDLRASISLILAGLAATGETTVSRVYHLDRGYEHVVSKLRGVGADIERISSK
- a CDS encoding DUF2948 family protein — encoded protein: MTEDARFEDGREAPLNLGALDAEDLTVIASLTQDAVFPASEMRWHRTGARFALLLNRLRHEDTGAARHAPERVQSVLMFNNVQRVASQGVPKGDADTILSLLDITFEETDAPSGHVTLTLAGDGAIRLEVEALEVTLKDVTRPYVAPSKKRPVHPE